In Desulfuromonas acetexigens, the genomic stretch CGACTGGTCGGCCAGGTTGATGAGCTCAAGTTCCTCGCGATTTTCTCCGGCGCAGAGGATGAAACGGAAATTCATCTTTTGCGCGTAATTGATCGATTCTTCCAGCCCCCGGGCGATGATGTCGCGGGCCGCCGAATAGCCCTTGGCCCGTAAAGCCCTGGCGATCTGCTGGGCACACTCCTTGTTGCTGCCGGACTGGAAAATCAGTACGTCGGTCTGATGCGCGGCGACGGCGTCCAGTTCCCGGTCGAGGGCGAAAAGAAGATTGAGCAGGTTGAAAGCGAAGCCGGTTGCCGGCGCCGGATAACCGTAGCGGGCGGTAAGATTGTCGTAGCGGCCGCCGAGACAGACCGCCCGGCCGATGCCGGTGAGAAAACCCTGGAAGGTCAGGCCGGTGTGATAGTCGAGCCCGCGCAGTTCGCCCAGGTCGAAGGTAACATGGTCTTCGACGCCGTAGACGGTGAGAATGTCGAGGACTGTGGCGAGGTTGTCGAGAGCCCGGCGCGATCGGTCGTTCGTCACCACGTGCGAGGCCTTCTCCAGCACTTCCCGGCCGCCGAAGAGGCGGGGCAGGGCGAGAATTTCCTCGCGGGCGCGGTCATCCAGCGGAGCCGTTTCGAGCAGAGCCTTGAGGCTGGAACTATCCTTGCGGGCGATAGCGCCACGCAGTTCCGCGGCTAGGGAGTCGGGCAGGCGCTGGTCGGCCATGACGCCACGAAAGAATTCGACCTGGCCGACATCAATGGTGAACTCCTTGGCGCCTAAGGCCTGCAGGCATTCCACCGCCATGGCGATCATCTCGGCGTCGGCTTCCGGGCTGTCCAGACCGATCATCTCGACCCCGGCCTGGAAA encodes the following:
- a CDS encoding ATP phosphoribosyltransferase regulatory subunit gives rise to the protein MTVDNPSLEAILPKGVKDFLPIKAAKIEFLQNTLLAVFSRWGFRPIVPPSLEYLEVLERGLGTGLRDKTFRFDDRQSGKLVAFTPDITPQVARIVATRMKDVPLPLRLCYTGRVLRHTEQQVGKDREIFQAGVEMIGLDSPEADAEMIAMAVECLQALGAKEFTIDVGQVEFFRGVMADQRLPDSLAAELRGAIARKDSSSLKALLETAPLDDRAREEILALPRLFGGREVLEKASHVVTNDRSRRALDNLATVLDILTVYGVEDHVTFDLGELRGLDYHTGLTFQGFLTGIGRAVCLGGRYDNLTARYGYPAPATGFAFNLLNLLFALDRELDAVAAHQTDVLIFQSGSNKECAQQIARALRAKGYSAARDIIARGLEESINYAQKMNFRFILCAGENREELELINLADQSRRKLAYQEILAEDFAL